One window of the Saccopteryx leptura isolate mSacLep1 chromosome 9, mSacLep1_pri_phased_curated, whole genome shotgun sequence genome contains the following:
- the IRX5 gene encoding iroquois-class homeodomain protein IRX-5 isoform X2 produces MSYPQGYLYQPSASLALYSCPAYSTSVISGPRTDELGRSSSGSAFSPYAGSTAFSAPSPGYNSHLQYGADPAAAAAAAFSSYVGSPYDHTPGMAGSLGYHPYAAPLGSYPYGDPAYRKNATRDATATLKAWLNEHRKNPYPTKGEKIMLAIITKMTLTQVSTWFANARRRLKKENKMTWTPRNRSEDEEEEENIDLEKNDEDELQKPEDKGDPEGLEAGGAEQKATSGCDRLQGPATPAGKETEGSLSDSDFKEPPSEGRLDALPGPPRASGPSPAGPTAVRLAEDQGPHYPSGAPAPGPHPAAGELPPGPGGPSVIHSPPPPPPQAVLAKPKLWSLAEIATSSDKVKDGGGGSEGSPCPPCPGPVAGQSLGGSRASPAPAPARSPSAQCPFPGGTVLSRPLYYTTPFYPGYTNYGSFGHLHGHPGPGPGPTTGPGSHFNGLNQTVLNRVDALAKDPKMLRSQSQLDLCKDSPYELKKGMSDI; encoded by the exons ATGTCCTACCCGCAGGGCTACTTGTACCAGCCGTCCGCCTCGCTGGCGCTTTACTCGTGCCCCGCGTACAGCACCAGCGTCATCTCGGGGCCCCGCACGGATGAACTCGGCCGCTCGTCGTCGGGCTCCGCGTTCTCGCCCTACGCCGGCTCCACCGCCTTCTCGGCGCCCTCGCCGGGCTACAACTCGCACCTCCAGTACGGAGCGGACCCAGCCGCGGCCGCCGCGGCCGCCTTCTCTTCGTATGTG GGTTCTCCCTACGACCACACGCCGGGCATGGCAGGGTCCTTGGGGTACCACCCTTACGCGGCGCCCCTCGGCTCATACCCTTACGGGGACCCCGCATACCGGAAGAACGCCACCCGAGATGCCACCGCTACGCTCAAGGCCTGGCTCAACGAGCACCGCAAGAACCCGTACCCCACCAAGGGCGAGAAGATCATGCTGGCCATCATCACCAAGATGACCCTCACCCAGGTGTCCACCTGGTTCGCCAACGCGCGCCGGCGCCTCAAGAAGGAGAACAAGATGACGTGGACTCCGAGGAACCGCAgcgaggacgaggaggaggaggagaacatCGACCTGGAGAAGAACGACGAGGACGAGCTCCAGAAGCCGGAGGACAAGGGCGACCCCGAGGGCCTGGAAGCAG GAGGAGCGGAACAGAAAGCGACGTCGGGCTGCGACCGGCTCCAGGGGCCGGCCACTCCTGCCGGCAAGGAGACCGAGGGCAGCCTCAGCGACTCGGATTTTAAGGAGCCGCCGTCCGAGGGCCGCCTCGACGCGCTGCCCGGTCCCCCTCGCGCCAGCGGGCCCTCCCCGGCGGGGCCAACGGCGGTGCGCCTGGCCGAGGACCAGGGCCCTCACTACCCCTCGGGCGCGCCGGCCCCGGGCCCGCACCCAGCCGCGGGAGAGCTGCCGCCCGGTCCCGGCGGGCCCTCGGTCATCcactcgccgccgccgccgccgccacaggCGGTGCTAGCCAAGCCCAAACTGTGGTCTCTGGCAGAGATCGCCACCTCCTCGGACAAGGTCAAGGACGGTGGCGGCGGGAGCGAGGGCTCTCCGTGCCCACCTTGCCCCGGGCCCGTGGCAGGGCAGTCTCTGGGAGGCAGCCGCGCGTCGCCGGCCCCGGCGCCAGCGCGCTCACCTTCAGCCCAGTGTCCCTTTCCAGGCGGGACGGTGCTGTCCCGGCCTCTCTACTACACGACGCCCTTCTATCCTGGCTACACGAACTATGGCTCCTTCGGACACCTTCACGGCCACCCGGGGCCGGGGCCAGGCCCCACCACCGGTCCGGGCTCGCATTTCAATGGATTAAACCAGACGGTGTTGAACCGAGTGGACGCTTTGGCTAAAGACCCGAAAATGTTGCGGAGCCAGTCTCAGCTAGACCTGTGCAAAGACTCTCCCTATGAATTGAAGAAAGGTATGTCCGACATTTAA
- the IRX5 gene encoding iroquois-class homeodomain protein IRX-5 isoform X1: protein MSYPQGYLYQPSASLALYSCPAYSTSVISGPRTDELGRSSSGSAFSPYAGSTAFSAPSPGYNSHLQYGADPAAAAAAAFSSYVGSPYDHTPGMAGSLGYHPYAAPLGSYPYGDPAYRKNATRDATATLKAWLNEHRKNPYPTKGEKIMLAIITKMTLTQVSTWFANARRRLKKENKMTWTPRNRSEDEEEEENIDLEKNDEDELQKPEDKGDPEGLEAGGAEQKATSGCDRLQGPATPAGKETEGSLSDSDFKEPPSEGRLDALPGPPRASGPSPAGPTAVRLAEDQGPHYPSGAPAPGPHPAAGELPPGPGGPSVIHSPPPPPPQAVLAKPKLWSLAEIATSSDKVKDGGGGSEGSPCPPCPGPVAGQSLGGSRASPAPAPARSPSAQCPFPGGTVLSRPLYYTTPFYPGYTNYGSFGHLHGHPGPGPGPTTGPGSHFNGLNQTVLNRVDALAKDPKMLRSQSQLDLCKDSPYELKKDGGGSVSLGARLRTTWSRDPC, encoded by the exons ATGTCCTACCCGCAGGGCTACTTGTACCAGCCGTCCGCCTCGCTGGCGCTTTACTCGTGCCCCGCGTACAGCACCAGCGTCATCTCGGGGCCCCGCACGGATGAACTCGGCCGCTCGTCGTCGGGCTCCGCGTTCTCGCCCTACGCCGGCTCCACCGCCTTCTCGGCGCCCTCGCCGGGCTACAACTCGCACCTCCAGTACGGAGCGGACCCAGCCGCGGCCGCCGCGGCCGCCTTCTCTTCGTATGTG GGTTCTCCCTACGACCACACGCCGGGCATGGCAGGGTCCTTGGGGTACCACCCTTACGCGGCGCCCCTCGGCTCATACCCTTACGGGGACCCCGCATACCGGAAGAACGCCACCCGAGATGCCACCGCTACGCTCAAGGCCTGGCTCAACGAGCACCGCAAGAACCCGTACCCCACCAAGGGCGAGAAGATCATGCTGGCCATCATCACCAAGATGACCCTCACCCAGGTGTCCACCTGGTTCGCCAACGCGCGCCGGCGCCTCAAGAAGGAGAACAAGATGACGTGGACTCCGAGGAACCGCAgcgaggacgaggaggaggaggagaacatCGACCTGGAGAAGAACGACGAGGACGAGCTCCAGAAGCCGGAGGACAAGGGCGACCCCGAGGGCCTGGAAGCAG GAGGAGCGGAACAGAAAGCGACGTCGGGCTGCGACCGGCTCCAGGGGCCGGCCACTCCTGCCGGCAAGGAGACCGAGGGCAGCCTCAGCGACTCGGATTTTAAGGAGCCGCCGTCCGAGGGCCGCCTCGACGCGCTGCCCGGTCCCCCTCGCGCCAGCGGGCCCTCCCCGGCGGGGCCAACGGCGGTGCGCCTGGCCGAGGACCAGGGCCCTCACTACCCCTCGGGCGCGCCGGCCCCGGGCCCGCACCCAGCCGCGGGAGAGCTGCCGCCCGGTCCCGGCGGGCCCTCGGTCATCcactcgccgccgccgccgccgccacaggCGGTGCTAGCCAAGCCCAAACTGTGGTCTCTGGCAGAGATCGCCACCTCCTCGGACAAGGTCAAGGACGGTGGCGGCGGGAGCGAGGGCTCTCCGTGCCCACCTTGCCCCGGGCCCGTGGCAGGGCAGTCTCTGGGAGGCAGCCGCGCGTCGCCGGCCCCGGCGCCAGCGCGCTCACCTTCAGCCCAGTGTCCCTTTCCAGGCGGGACGGTGCTGTCCCGGCCTCTCTACTACACGACGCCCTTCTATCCTGGCTACACGAACTATGGCTCCTTCGGACACCTTCACGGCCACCCGGGGCCGGGGCCAGGCCCCACCACCGGTCCGGGCTCGCATTTCAATGGATTAAACCAGACGGTGTTGAACCGAGTGGACGCTTTGGCTAAAGACCCGAAAATGTTGCGGAGCCAGTCTCAGCTAGACCTGTGCAAAGACTCTCCCTATGAATTGAAGAAAG